The genomic DNA CCCTGCTGTTCCATGAAGCCTTTCGATGCGACCCATACTGGTGGGACGCTGCGCCGCCCGAAACCGCGCGGACGCCGTTGCCAGGCCAGGTGGACATCGCGATTGTCGGCAGCGGTTATTGCGGGCTGTCGGCGGCTGCGGAAGCGGCGAGCCACGGTGCGCGCGTGGCCGTCCTCGATGCGGGTGAGATCGGCGCGGGCGGCAGCACGCGCAGCGGTGGCATGGTGTCGAGCGGCCAGAAACTCGCGTTGACGAACGCGATCGCGGGCGTCTCCGCCGAGCGGCTCGTGCGGCTGATGCGCGAATCGATGGCGAGTTTCGATTACCTGAAGCGCCTCGTCGCCGACGAATCGCTCGATGCGGATCTGAAAATCACCGGCCGCTTTTTCGGCGCGTACACGCCCGGTCATTTCGATCAGTTGCGTCGCCAGGGCGAGTTGCTGCGGGACAAAACGGGCGTCACCGTGCACGTGATCGAGCGCGACGCGCAGCGCGCGATGATCGGCTCGGATTACTACTACGGCGGCATCCTCGTCGATGAATACGGCGGGCTGCATACGGCGAAGTATCACCGCGCACTGCGCGAACTTGCAAGGCGGCGTGGCGTCACGCTCCATTCGCACGCACAAGCGGAACGTATCGAGCGAATCGCAAGCAACGCGCCCGACGCCGTGCGCTTTCGCGTACACACGGCGCGCGGCGCACTCGACGCTCGTCAGGTGCTGGTCGCGACCAACGGCTACACGGGCCCGTTACTGCCGTTCTTCGCGCGCCGCGTGCTGCCCGTCGCGAGCTATCAGATCGCGACGGAACCGCTGCCCGACGGATTGATGCACGCGCTCAACCCCGGCGCGCGGATGATCAGCGATTCGAAACGCAATCTGTTCTACACGCGTCCGTCTCCAGACGGTACGCGGATGCTGTTCGGCTCGCGCCCGGCGATCCGCGAACTGAGCGAACGCGAAGCGGCCCGCCTTCTATACGGAAAGATGCTGCAACTATGGCCCGCGCTGCGCGACGTGCGCATCACGCACGC from Paraburkholderia terrae includes the following:
- a CDS encoding NAD(P)/FAD-dependent oxidoreductase, which gives rise to MRPDSLLFHEAFRCDPYWWDAAPPETARTPLPGQVDIAIVGSGYCGLSAAAEAASHGARVAVLDAGEIGAGGSTRSGGMVSSGQKLALTNAIAGVSAERLVRLMRESMASFDYLKRLVADESLDADLKITGRFFGAYTPGHFDQLRRQGELLRDKTGVTVHVIERDAQRAMIGSDYYYGGILVDEYGGLHTAKYHRALRELARRRGVTLHSHAQAERIERIASNAPDAVRFRVHTARGALDARQVLVATNGYTGPLLPFFARRVLPVASYQIATEPLPDGLMHALNPGARMISDSKRNLFYTRPSPDGTRMLFGSRPAIRELSEREAARLLYGKMLQLWPALRDVRITHAWKGYVAMTRDKLAHIGVHDGIHYALGCNGNGVALMSYLGNRVARHMLSVDRDAGAFGEGEFPLSGAGIASQLAVPLGTALYQLDDLWRGRVRVALS